In Vreelandella piezotolerans, one genomic interval encodes:
- a CDS encoding type III PLP-dependent enzyme, giving the protein MAEPNALPRTILSAIERYRQQCSEPMAAFFYDLPALAAHAHAMKAALPLGVELYYAIKANSEPAIIDTLAPIVDGLELSSGGEIERACRSATPRPWVLSGPGKLDADMRSAIERGVEAFHVESLGEIARLQSIAAAMGHTQPVLLRINPQLPASFSSRLRMAGTATPFGIDEVQLPKAVSAVGSAPNLTLCGFHVHAMSHQTSEQRHQQLIAFYLERWPSWRSLARYPEQLTQLNVGGGIGVNYREPSHQFDWASLCHALGQQLDTLSAPPSVRFEIGRYLSAFCGYYVMEVLDTKVSHGEGFLVCRGGTHQFRLPAAQGHDHPIIHLPRDPTLSSNGEQRAWTIVGQLCTPKDVLSRHQELHGVRVGDLLVLPLAGAYGYNISHADFLCHPRPAQHFVTDTAEVLPSRAGPRRVLAAGYSG; this is encoded by the coding sequence ATGGCTGAGCCAAATGCGCTGCCACGTACGATCCTGTCAGCAATAGAGCGGTATCGCCAGCAGTGTAGCGAACCCATGGCCGCCTTTTTCTACGATCTGCCTGCCTTGGCCGCCCACGCGCATGCCATGAAAGCGGCGCTGCCACTTGGAGTGGAGCTGTACTACGCCATCAAGGCGAATAGCGAGCCCGCCATCATCGATACCTTGGCCCCTATCGTGGATGGCCTAGAGTTATCTTCCGGTGGAGAAATCGAGCGCGCGTGTCGCAGTGCCACGCCACGGCCATGGGTGTTATCGGGGCCTGGCAAGCTGGATGCGGACATGCGGAGTGCCATCGAACGGGGCGTAGAGGCGTTTCATGTCGAAAGCCTCGGAGAAATTGCGCGTTTGCAGTCCATCGCTGCAGCGATGGGCCATACACAGCCCGTTCTTTTGCGTATCAACCCCCAATTACCGGCATCGTTTTCCAGTCGTTTGCGCATGGCTGGCACGGCGACACCGTTCGGTATCGACGAAGTACAGCTCCCCAAGGCCGTCAGCGCCGTGGGTAGCGCGCCAAACCTAACGCTCTGCGGCTTTCACGTGCATGCCATGTCGCACCAAACAAGCGAGCAGCGCCATCAACAGTTAATCGCGTTCTACCTGGAGCGGTGGCCATCGTGGCGAAGCCTGGCACGTTATCCCGAGCAACTGACGCAGCTCAACGTAGGAGGCGGCATTGGGGTGAATTATCGCGAGCCTTCCCACCAGTTCGACTGGGCTAGTCTCTGCCACGCGCTTGGTCAACAGCTCGACACCCTGTCCGCACCCCCAAGCGTTCGTTTCGAAATCGGACGCTATCTCTCTGCCTTTTGTGGCTACTACGTCATGGAAGTGCTGGATACCAAAGTCAGTCATGGTGAAGGGTTTTTAGTCTGTCGAGGGGGGACGCATCAATTCCGCTTACCTGCAGCGCAGGGGCACGATCATCCGATCATTCACTTACCCCGCGACCCAACGCTATCGAGCAACGGCGAACAGCGCGCTTGGACGATCGTGGGGCAGCTTTGCACCCCAAAAGATGTATTGAGCCGACACCAAGAGCTGCATGGCGTCAGGGTGGGGGACTTATTGGTGCTGCCTTTGGCAGGCGCCTATGGCTACAACATTTCCCATGCGGACTTCCTTTGCCATCCCCGGCCAGCTCAGCACTTTGTGACGGACACCGCTGAAGTGCTGCCTTCTCGCGCTGGGCCTCGTCGCGTGCTGGCTGCGGGCTACTCAGGCTAA
- a CDS encoding TonB-dependent receptor: MKHAAFWPTVTLAGLVAATQANAQQEATDVGQALNESSPTMVVTATRSRSEEGQTPQRVTVITREQIEQQLAITDDPGQVLSNLIPSFSPSRQKLSNAGETLRGRDALFLIDGVPQSNPLRDSSRDSYTIDLSMVERIEVIHGASAEHGLGATGGLINFVTRRAEGGGISQSAGISVTIDDDLHSEGLGNKLNYRISGQQGDWDFVASATRQERGVFYDGGDRRVGIAYPGELQNSESYDLFGKLGYWIDDNQNIELSLNHFDLEEGDDYVPVVGNRDAGIPTSAERGTPDGAPGFNEVTTARLAYSHADWYGNAVDAQVYRQRFRARFATTPFFPYLDGNGNTQYDQTRNESDKQGAKFTLNRQGMLDDRLGVTVGLDILEDETRQMLVETGRTYVPESRYSNIAPFLQGQFKIADPLTLHAGVRHEHAELEVDAYETIDRSNVTQDNVAVGGGNPSFDETLYNVGLTYQATEWAQLYASYSEGFGMPDVGRVLRGISEPGQDVDTLLQLQPIVTDNREIGARFDWERYGLEVSYYESNSDFGQRLAEQNGTWVGSREKTEIQGVEVTGNMQVNDQHDLSLSYAHTEGKSDQDGDGSVDTKLTGINIAPDTLKLGWSAVWNDRLSTRLQGRYYFDRSVDNPALDFDGYGLVDASLAYQLPTGQLSLGIENLTDEDYLTYYSQAARISDEYYFTGRGRTFTVGYQLDF; this comes from the coding sequence ATGAAACACGCCGCTTTCTGGCCAACGGTCACCTTGGCAGGATTAGTGGCGGCCACTCAGGCCAATGCCCAGCAAGAGGCAACTGACGTGGGGCAGGCGCTCAACGAGTCATCACCCACCATGGTCGTGACGGCGACGCGTAGCCGCAGCGAAGAGGGTCAAACCCCGCAGCGGGTGACAGTGATCACCCGTGAGCAGATCGAACAGCAGCTCGCCATCACCGACGACCCTGGCCAGGTCTTGAGCAACTTGATTCCCTCCTTTTCTCCTAGCCGTCAGAAGCTGTCCAACGCCGGGGAGACGCTGCGCGGGCGCGATGCGCTGTTCCTAATCGATGGCGTGCCTCAGTCCAATCCGCTGCGCGATAGCTCTCGTGACAGTTACACCATCGACCTCTCCATGGTCGAGCGGATTGAAGTGATTCACGGGGCCAGCGCCGAGCATGGCTTGGGGGCCACCGGCGGTTTGATCAACTTCGTCACCCGTCGGGCCGAAGGGGGCGGTATTAGCCAAAGCGCAGGCATTAGCGTCACCATTGACGACGACCTGCACTCGGAAGGCCTGGGCAACAAGCTCAACTATCGCATTAGCGGTCAGCAGGGCGACTGGGATTTCGTGGCCTCGGCCACCCGCCAGGAGCGGGGCGTGTTTTACGATGGCGGCGACCGCCGCGTGGGCATTGCCTACCCCGGCGAGCTGCAAAACTCCGAAAGTTACGACCTGTTCGGCAAGTTAGGCTACTGGATCGACGACAATCAGAATATCGAGCTGTCGCTCAATCATTTCGATTTGGAAGAGGGCGACGACTACGTGCCCGTGGTGGGCAACCGGGATGCGGGCATTCCCACTAGCGCCGAGCGGGGCACACCCGATGGCGCCCCGGGCTTCAATGAAGTGACCACGGCTCGCTTGGCCTACTCCCACGCGGATTGGTACGGCAACGCGGTCGATGCTCAGGTGTACCGCCAGCGCTTCCGGGCACGCTTTGCCACTACGCCGTTCTTCCCTTACCTGGACGGCAACGGCAATACCCAGTACGACCAAACCCGTAACGAGTCCGATAAGCAGGGGGCCAAGTTCACCCTGAACCGCCAGGGTATGCTGGACGACCGGCTCGGTGTGACAGTGGGGCTCGACATCCTCGAGGATGAAACCCGCCAAATGCTGGTAGAGACCGGGCGCACCTACGTACCGGAAAGCCGCTACAGCAACATTGCGCCGTTCCTGCAGGGGCAGTTCAAGATCGCCGACCCGCTCACGCTGCATGCCGGGGTTCGCCATGAACATGCGGAGCTTGAAGTGGATGCCTACGAGACGATTGATCGTAGCAACGTCACTCAAGACAACGTCGCGGTAGGAGGCGGCAACCCCAGTTTCGATGAAACGCTCTATAACGTGGGGTTGACGTACCAAGCCACGGAGTGGGCGCAGCTATATGCCAGCTACTCGGAAGGCTTTGGCATGCCGGACGTGGGCCGCGTGCTGCGGGGCATCAGCGAACCGGGCCAGGATGTCGATACGCTGCTCCAACTTCAGCCTATCGTCACCGATAACCGCGAGATTGGCGCGCGTTTCGACTGGGAGCGTTACGGCCTGGAAGTGAGCTACTACGAGTCGAACTCTGATTTTGGCCAGCGCTTGGCCGAGCAGAACGGTACGTGGGTGGGTAGTCGGGAAAAAACCGAAATCCAAGGGGTGGAAGTGACTGGCAACATGCAGGTCAATGACCAGCATGATCTGTCGCTCTCCTATGCCCATACCGAAGGTAAGTCGGACCAAGACGGCGATGGCAGCGTGGATACCAAACTCACCGGGATCAACATCGCGCCCGATACGCTCAAGTTGGGCTGGAGCGCCGTGTGGAACGACCGTCTCTCGACGCGCCTACAGGGCCGCTACTACTTCGACCGCAGCGTCGATAACCCGGCGCTCGACTTCGATGGCTACGGTTTGGTGGATGCCTCGCTGGCCTACCAGCTCCCTACGGGGCAGCTATCGCTGGGTATTGAGAACCTGACCGACGAAGACTACCTCACCTACTACTCTCAAGCCGCTCGCATCAGCGATGAGTACTACTTCACCGGCCGTGGGCGCACGTTCACGGTGGGGTATCAGCTGGATTTTTAA
- a CDS encoding sucrase ferredoxin — protein sequence MNHTFCADLSREQHDPLAGSAAHAERNLLLSWPRAKWQRKLRHASDMSNSLKQTLDTLADDGLRINLIQQPGMEKYQHQLFLMPERRRFRVARWELEAFFSAFQSGSRLSQWEQPAMLNDLVLCCTHGTKDKCCAKYGYKTFKALASTVAEHPLPFEVWESSHLGGCRLAASVIVLPNVRKYGRITPEQALPFLQAEARQQRFLPGYRGSSQLTPAQQSAEIAALTQFSTEARQPTLALISDHGDDQTREIRFQWRLDQRQGELTVHCQATTLWRVDTCADLAQGPTESTVWHAMVNG from the coding sequence ATGAACCACACCTTCTGCGCGGATTTAAGCCGTGAACAGCACGACCCGCTGGCCGGTAGCGCCGCTCATGCCGAGCGCAACTTACTACTCAGCTGGCCGCGCGCGAAGTGGCAGCGCAAACTCCGCCACGCCAGCGATATGAGCAATTCATTAAAGCAAACGCTAGATACGCTGGCTGACGATGGCCTACGCATCAACCTGATCCAACAGCCGGGCATGGAAAAGTACCAGCATCAGCTCTTTCTGATGCCGGAGCGGCGCCGCTTTCGTGTGGCACGATGGGAATTAGAGGCGTTCTTCAGCGCCTTTCAAAGTGGCAGCCGCCTTAGCCAGTGGGAGCAGCCAGCGATGCTCAATGATTTGGTTCTTTGCTGTACCCACGGCACCAAAGATAAGTGCTGCGCGAAGTACGGTTATAAAACGTTCAAAGCGCTAGCCAGCACGGTAGCTGAGCACCCGCTGCCGTTCGAGGTATGGGAGAGCAGCCACCTGGGCGGCTGCCGACTCGCCGCCAGCGTGATCGTGCTGCCAAACGTGCGCAAATATGGGCGTATTACGCCAGAACAGGCCCTGCCCTTCTTACAGGCGGAAGCCCGCCAACAACGCTTTTTGCCCGGCTACCGCGGCAGCTCACAGCTCACTCCCGCGCAGCAAAGCGCTGAAATCGCTGCGTTGACGCAGTTCAGCACGGAGGCAAGACAACCCACGTTGGCTCTGATCAGCGATCACGGCGACGACCAAACACGAGAGATACGCTTTCAGTGGCGGCTCGACCAGCGGCAAGGCGAACTGACCGTGCACTGCCAAGCCACCACCCTATGGCGCGTGGATACCTGTGCTGACCTAGCGCAAGGCCCCACCGAAAGCACCGTATGGCACGCGATGGTGAATGGGTAG
- a CDS encoding ABC transporter ATP-binding protein, which translates to MRLLRYAKGYRRQIITATICSIINKLFDIAPEILIGVAIDVVVNQENSFVARVGFESPQEQITILAVLTFFIWAGESLFEYLFQILWRNLAQRLQADMRQDTYEHAQRLDMAFFESKSSGQLVATMNDDVNQLERFLDGGANALIQVVVTVVAVGAVFFVLSPLIALLAFTPIPLIIWGAFFFQRKAGPLYSDVREKVGDLASRLSNNLSGIATIKSFTSEAREAERLRDASEAYVDANRRAIKVSSVFIPVIRMAILAGFLATFTVGGMMALNGSLNVGAYGVLVFLTQRLLWPLTGLAQVIDLFERAMASTKRILDLLEVPITVKDDSTTPLAAPVKGDVRFEAVSFQYEASQVGVNGVDLHVPAGNTLALVGATGSGKSTLIKLLLRFYDPASGRVLIDGQPITDVSMHSLRQAIGLVSQDVYLFEGSIRDNIAYGQPDADDAAIIDAAKTAEAWSFIETLPQGLDTPVGERGVRLSGGQRQRLSLARALLKDPPILVLDEATSAVDNETEAAIQRSLKRIAHGRTVIMIAHRLSTIVHADEIVVIEKGQVAERGTHASLLAADGHYAAQWRVQTGAAQAGDVEALSH; encoded by the coding sequence ATGCGCCTGCTGCGCTACGCCAAAGGCTATCGGCGGCAGATTATCACCGCCACGATTTGCTCGATTATCAACAAGCTGTTCGATATCGCCCCGGAAATTCTGATTGGCGTGGCGATCGATGTGGTGGTGAACCAGGAAAACAGCTTTGTGGCGCGAGTCGGGTTTGAGTCCCCTCAAGAGCAGATCACCATTTTGGCGGTGCTCACCTTCTTTATTTGGGCGGGGGAGTCGCTGTTTGAGTACCTGTTCCAAATTCTCTGGCGCAATCTGGCCCAGCGGCTGCAAGCGGATATGCGCCAAGACACCTATGAGCACGCCCAGCGGCTCGATATGGCGTTTTTCGAATCGAAAAGCTCCGGCCAGCTGGTGGCCACCATGAACGATGACGTCAACCAGCTAGAGCGCTTTCTGGATGGCGGTGCCAACGCGCTGATTCAAGTAGTGGTTACGGTGGTGGCCGTAGGCGCGGTGTTCTTCGTGCTGTCTCCGCTCATCGCGCTGCTGGCATTTACGCCCATTCCGCTGATCATTTGGGGCGCGTTTTTCTTCCAGCGCAAAGCCGGGCCGCTGTACAGCGACGTGCGCGAAAAAGTAGGCGACCTTGCCAGCCGTCTCTCCAACAACCTCAGCGGTATCGCTACGATTAAAAGCTTCACCAGCGAAGCGCGGGAAGCCGAGCGGCTGAGGGATGCCAGCGAAGCCTATGTAGACGCCAACCGCCGCGCGATTAAAGTCAGCTCTGTGTTTATTCCGGTCATCCGCATGGCGATTCTGGCGGGCTTTCTCGCCACCTTTACTGTTGGTGGCATGATGGCGCTGAACGGCAGCCTCAACGTGGGCGCGTATGGCGTGCTGGTATTCCTCACCCAGCGCCTGCTGTGGCCGCTCACCGGCCTTGCCCAAGTGATTGACCTGTTCGAGCGCGCCATGGCTAGCACCAAACGGATTCTGGATTTGCTCGAAGTACCGATTACCGTGAAAGATGACAGCACCACGCCTTTGGCTGCCCCGGTAAAAGGCGACGTGCGTTTCGAGGCGGTGAGTTTCCAGTATGAGGCAAGCCAAGTAGGTGTGAACGGCGTGGACCTTCACGTACCCGCTGGCAACACGCTGGCGCTGGTGGGTGCCACCGGCTCGGGTAAGTCGACGCTGATCAAACTGCTGCTGCGCTTTTACGACCCCGCCAGTGGCCGTGTGCTGATAGATGGCCAACCCATCACAGACGTCAGTATGCACTCACTTCGTCAAGCGATTGGCCTAGTGAGCCAGGATGTGTACCTGTTTGAAGGCAGCATTCGCGACAACATCGCCTACGGCCAGCCGGATGCCGACGATGCCGCGATTATCGACGCCGCCAAAACCGCCGAAGCCTGGAGCTTTATCGAAACGCTGCCCCAAGGGCTGGATACGCCAGTGGGCGAGCGGGGCGTGCGCCTTTCCGGCGGCCAACGCCAGCGGCTTTCACTGGCGCGGGCGCTGTTAAAAGACCCGCCGATTCTGGTGCTGGATGAAGCCACCAGTGCGGTGGATAACGAAACCGAAGCGGCCATTCAGCGCTCGCTAAAACGCATCGCCCACGGCCGTACGGTGATTATGATTGCCCACCGGCTTTCCACCATTGTGCACGCCGACGAGATTGTGGTGATCGAGAAAGGCCAAGTGGCCGAGCGCGGCACCCACGCCAGCCTGTTAGCGGCGGACGGCCATTATGCCGCCCAGTGGCGGGTACAAACCGGGGCCGCCCAGGCAGGCGATGTAGAAGCGCTCAGCCACTAG
- a CDS encoding ABC transporter ATP-binding protein, whose amino-acid sequence MPAYSHPASRLTANGLHAGYDTKRILQGVDLTVAEGQLTVLLGPNGSGKSTLLKTLARTLTPSGGHVYLDGKDIHRSNTREVAQRLGILPQGPTAPEGLSVKQLVGMGRFPHQGLWKKDPQQDASAIAEAMAYMHVTEFADRDVEALSGGQRQRCWIAMVLAQQTDLILLDEPTTFLDLKVQVDLLALLSRLAHDHGRTLLLVLHDLNLAAAYADHLVMMRDGQIVISGTPSDVFTAANLKRVFDLDAHILRDPASGSPVCVPFTSATLQAVL is encoded by the coding sequence ATGCCCGCCTATTCCCACCCTGCATCACGACTCACCGCTAACGGCCTGCACGCGGGCTACGACACCAAGCGCATTCTGCAGGGGGTGGACCTGACCGTGGCGGAAGGCCAACTCACCGTGCTACTGGGCCCCAATGGCAGCGGCAAATCGACCCTGCTGAAAACTTTGGCGCGCACGCTGACGCCCAGCGGCGGGCATGTCTATCTCGATGGCAAGGACATTCACCGCAGTAACACCCGCGAGGTTGCTCAACGGCTGGGCATTTTGCCGCAAGGCCCCACCGCTCCCGAAGGGTTGAGCGTCAAACAGCTGGTGGGGATGGGGCGCTTCCCCCACCAAGGGTTGTGGAAAAAAGACCCGCAGCAGGATGCCAGCGCCATCGCGGAAGCCATGGCCTATATGCACGTGACCGAGTTTGCCGACCGGGATGTGGAAGCGCTCTCCGGCGGCCAGCGCCAGCGCTGTTGGATCGCGATGGTGCTCGCCCAGCAGACCGATTTGATTTTGCTGGATGAACCCACCACCTTTTTAGACTTGAAGGTGCAGGTAGACCTGTTGGCGCTGCTATCTCGGCTGGCCCACGACCATGGCCGCACGCTGCTACTGGTACTGCACGACTTGAATCTCGCCGCCGCTTACGCCGACCATCTAGTCATGATGCGCGACGGGCAAATCGTCATCAGCGGCACGCCAAGCGATGTGTTCACCGCGGCCAACCTAAAGCGCGTCTTCGACTTGGATGCTCACATTCTGCGCGACCCCGCTAGCGGCAGCCCAGTGTGCGTGCCCTTCACCTCGGCGACGTTACAGGCAGTCCTATGA
- a CDS encoding TonB-dependent siderophore receptor, whose translation MLRKTLPFSVAPLPAAVRRSLLVSLGGMLFAAPLAALAQEETINTGTTVVTATALKVDTPLVETPRPVSSVDREELETRNVQQLDETFRYRAGVLSGHFGSDNNTDWFKVRGFDQSTYQDGLRIYREGFYQWLPEPYGLEQVEVFKGPSSILYGEAPPGGLINAVSKRPTETPQGEVNFQLGNRNHRQVGVDTSGPLGESGDVRYRLVGVYKERDGDLDHTDNERYYFAPSLAVDMSDDTSVTFLASVQKDDGVPVNPFKLPYGTVQDTPFGRVDPQTNLSEPGYDRDNRTQWALGYELRHDLNDTWRFEQDLRYSELDLELRSTYAFFMSDARRATRGHVYRDGSIDSWTVDNRMVGNWYTDRTENTLLLGVDYQNLGVSGQEADPFPFGDPIDVFDPTYGNFTPVGADDLLSREIDKEQTGLYAQNQLRIDDRWVLLGGVRVDQAETENSNLTSGVTQRSDDDQVSWSGGAMYLSDQGVNPYISYTESFDPVGRVDDAGDLYEPREGEQWEAGVKIAPFGWDGYVTAAVFDLKENNTLVSSPAGFQVQEGERTSQGFELEGVGYLTDALKVTAAYTYTDSRLEDDQRAPLIPRHQASTWLDYAFTNGALQGVSLGAGVRYVGSTVDTSVADNTAVDSYMVADAMVGYEFADGWQAQVNVNNLTDEEYVASCEYWCYYGESRSIIGSVKYRW comes from the coding sequence ATGCTCCGTAAAACTCTCCCGTTTTCCGTCGCGCCGCTGCCTGCTGCCGTTCGTCGTTCACTGCTGGTGTCGCTCGGTGGAATGCTGTTCGCTGCGCCGCTGGCTGCGCTTGCCCAAGAAGAAACCATTAACACCGGTACCACCGTAGTCACCGCGACCGCGTTGAAGGTCGATACGCCGTTGGTGGAGACGCCGCGCCCGGTCTCTAGCGTTGATCGGGAAGAGTTGGAAACCCGTAACGTGCAGCAGTTGGATGAAACCTTCCGCTATCGTGCCGGTGTGCTATCAGGCCATTTTGGAAGTGATAACAATACGGATTGGTTCAAGGTGCGTGGTTTTGACCAGTCCACTTATCAGGATGGGTTGCGCATTTACCGTGAAGGCTTTTACCAGTGGCTGCCTGAGCCGTATGGCTTGGAGCAAGTCGAAGTCTTCAAAGGGCCTTCCTCGATTCTATACGGCGAGGCGCCTCCCGGTGGTTTGATCAATGCGGTGAGCAAACGTCCTACGGAAACACCGCAGGGCGAGGTGAATTTCCAACTGGGCAACCGTAATCATCGCCAAGTGGGGGTCGATACCAGCGGGCCGTTGGGTGAGTCTGGTGACGTTCGCTATCGGTTGGTGGGCGTGTACAAAGAGCGCGATGGCGATCTCGACCACACGGATAACGAGCGCTATTACTTCGCGCCTAGCCTCGCCGTCGATATGAGCGACGATACGAGCGTGACCTTCTTGGCCAGCGTGCAGAAAGACGATGGCGTGCCGGTCAACCCGTTCAAGCTGCCCTACGGCACCGTGCAAGATACGCCGTTCGGCCGCGTCGACCCGCAAACCAACCTCAGCGAGCCGGGCTACGACCGTGATAACCGCACGCAGTGGGCGCTGGGTTACGAGCTGCGCCATGACCTCAACGATACGTGGCGGTTTGAACAAGATTTACGCTACAGCGAGCTAGACCTGGAGCTACGCAGCACCTATGCGTTCTTCATGTCGGACGCCCGTCGGGCAACGCGTGGCCATGTCTACCGCGATGGTTCTATCGACAGCTGGACGGTCGATAATCGCATGGTGGGTAACTGGTACACGGACCGCACCGAAAACACGCTGTTGCTGGGTGTCGATTATCAGAACCTGGGGGTGAGTGGGCAAGAAGCCGACCCGTTCCCATTTGGTGATCCTATCGACGTGTTCGACCCCACCTACGGCAACTTTACGCCGGTGGGCGCGGATGACTTGCTGAGCCGCGAGATCGATAAAGAGCAGACCGGTTTGTATGCTCAAAACCAACTTCGTATTGATGACCGCTGGGTGCTGCTTGGCGGCGTGCGCGTTGACCAAGCCGAGACCGAAAACAGCAACCTGACATCCGGTGTCACGCAGCGCTCCGATGATGACCAAGTCTCTTGGTCGGGCGGCGCGATGTATTTGAGCGACCAAGGGGTCAACCCGTATATCAGCTACACCGAGTCGTTCGATCCGGTGGGGCGTGTAGATGACGCGGGCGATCTGTACGAGCCCCGTGAAGGCGAGCAGTGGGAAGCCGGTGTCAAAATCGCGCCGTTTGGCTGGGATGGCTACGTGACGGCTGCCGTGTTCGACCTGAAAGAGAACAATACGCTCGTGAGTTCTCCTGCCGGATTCCAGGTTCAGGAAGGCGAGCGTACTTCTCAAGGGTTTGAGCTGGAGGGCGTGGGTTACCTCACCGATGCGTTAAAAGTGACGGCTGCCTATACCTACACGGATTCACGCTTGGAAGATGATCAGCGCGCGCCATTAATTCCGCGCCATCAAGCGTCTACTTGGCTGGATTACGCCTTTACCAATGGGGCCTTGCAAGGCGTGAGTTTGGGTGCTGGTGTACGCTACGTGGGCAGTACGGTGGACACGAGCGTTGCGGACAATACCGCCGTCGATAGTTATATGGTGGCGGATGCCATGGTCGGTTATGAGTTTGCCGATGGCTGGCAGGCTCAGGTAAACGTCAATAATCTGACTGATGAAGAGTATGTGGCCAGCTGTGAGTACTGGTGCTACTACGGCGAATCTCGCAGCATCATCGGCAGCGTGAAATACCGCTGGTAA
- a CDS encoding IucA/IucC family protein, translating to MSYAQEHRSASDISQCASVHALLNCIIKEVAIPERRLAFQWPSHRRGLPEALSGIPLLIEWSTSLHLWVMVDRQSTVGSQYYLSDVYLKSKGDKTWMAASAEMLISRLLKHLPRVDADINQELAQQVRQSRQVMAEIVRHAAKQSNRQPLADYPSSEQGLWFGHPNHPTPKARQWPDDCLADGMPSYAPECGVATSLYQFSFPADGVRVQANRVEEEDVLSYVADQATAESDERIVLSMHPVQAAMFKQSSAVQALLQRNVIRDLGQSGFSAVPTASMRTWYIEGHPWFIKGTLNVRITNCVRKNAWYELESTLVIDRIMHQLGRLEDPSLATLFVAEEPATVHWTPNEGNEEQQRWFREQTGIILRENFCRRFSPQACLLTGTLFARDTTLVPMVLHFISQAYEGSLSTSTLPEQNQVRAWFQAYLKALLPPVLGLFFRHGIVMEPHLQNCVLIHEAGTPQKMLLRDFEGVKLTRDKGTAWLAGEVLHPRVEASMIYSREQGWNRIAYCLFVNHIAEAILALSWRRPALADALWQDTSTALQHVRSQLEVAAPELDALLQGGALPCKTNFKLRLMAQADRQAQYVSLPNPWHALRVMGREVAYG from the coding sequence ATGAGCTACGCACAGGAGCATCGCTCAGCGAGCGATATCAGTCAGTGTGCCTCGGTGCATGCGTTACTCAACTGTATTATCAAAGAAGTCGCCATACCTGAACGAAGATTAGCGTTTCAATGGCCGAGCCATCGTCGCGGGTTACCTGAGGCGCTGTCGGGTATTCCTCTTCTGATCGAGTGGTCAACCTCACTGCACTTATGGGTGATGGTCGACCGTCAGTCGACGGTAGGTAGCCAGTATTATCTTTCCGATGTTTACTTAAAGAGTAAAGGCGACAAGACGTGGATGGCCGCTAGTGCCGAGATGCTCATCAGCCGTCTGCTCAAACATCTGCCGCGTGTCGATGCCGACATCAATCAAGAGTTGGCGCAGCAGGTTCGTCAGAGTCGTCAAGTGATGGCTGAGATTGTCAGACATGCTGCCAAGCAATCTAACCGGCAGCCGTTAGCCGACTATCCGAGCAGCGAGCAAGGGTTATGGTTTGGCCATCCGAATCATCCCACGCCCAAAGCACGCCAGTGGCCTGATGACTGCTTGGCTGATGGCATGCCTTCTTACGCCCCGGAATGTGGCGTCGCCACCTCGCTCTACCAGTTCTCCTTTCCCGCAGACGGGGTACGCGTTCAGGCCAACCGTGTTGAAGAAGAGGACGTCCTTTCCTACGTGGCAGACCAAGCGACCGCCGAGAGCGATGAACGCATCGTGCTGAGCATGCATCCGGTGCAAGCGGCCATGTTCAAACAATCGTCTGCCGTCCAAGCGCTGCTTCAGCGCAACGTGATCAGAGATCTTGGTCAAAGTGGTTTTAGCGCAGTGCCAACGGCCTCCATGCGCACGTGGTATATCGAAGGGCATCCCTGGTTCATCAAAGGAACGCTCAATGTGCGCATCACCAACTGCGTGCGTAAAAACGCGTGGTACGAGCTGGAAAGCACGCTGGTGATCGATCGCATCATGCATCAACTGGGTCGCTTGGAAGACCCTTCCTTGGCGACGCTATTCGTTGCCGAGGAGCCCGCTACGGTGCATTGGACGCCTAACGAGGGCAATGAGGAGCAGCAGCGCTGGTTCCGCGAACAAACGGGCATCATCTTGCGAGAAAATTTCTGCCGACGGTTTTCTCCTCAAGCCTGCTTGTTGACGGGGACGTTGTTTGCGCGTGATACGACGCTGGTGCCTATGGTGCTCCACTTCATTTCACAGGCGTATGAAGGCTCGCTCAGTACCAGTACCTTGCCTGAACAGAACCAAGTGAGAGCATGGTTTCAGGCCTATTTGAAGGCGCTGCTGCCACCGGTGCTGGGGCTGTTCTTTCGGCACGGTATCGTCATGGAGCCGCACTTACAAAACTGCGTCTTGATTCATGAGGCTGGAACGCCCCAGAAAATGCTGTTACGTGACTTCGAGGGGGTCAAGTTGACCCGTGATAAGGGCACCGCCTGGTTGGCGGGTGAAGTCCTTCACCCTCGCGTCGAAGCCTCCATGATCTACAGCCGGGAGCAAGGTTGGAACCGAATCGCCTACTGCCTGTTCGTCAACCACATTGCGGAGGCCATTCTCGCGCTGAGCTGGCGACGTCCCGCGTTGGCGGATGCGTTATGGCAAGACACATCGACGGCGTTGCAGCATGTGCGTAGCCAGCTGGAGGTAGCCGCGCCAGAGCTCGATGCGCTATTGCAAGGCGGCGCGCTGCCCTGTAAGACCAACTTCAAATTACGGCTCATGGCTCAGGCTGATCGCCAGGCGCAGTATGTGTCGTTGCCCAACCCTTGGCACGCTCTTCGGGTCATGGGGCGGGAGGTGGCCTATGGCTGA